The nucleotide window CGAACCACTCCTCGCAAAAAGCTACGCTAAAAACTCCCGCTCGCTCCCTACGGTCGCTCACGGCGAACCGCGCTCACTGCGTTCGCGCGGACACGATCACTCCGCACCGCACTGCAACACACCGCTCGTACCGCCGAAGCCCTCGGCACGCGCTCACTCCGTTCGCTACTCGCTCGGCCTGCGGCCTCGCTCGCGCCCCTCGCCCTTCATCCGCCAGGAGAGCAAACTCGCCTGAGCCTCGGCTCGCGTCGCTCGCCGAGACGCCAGGCACCGCACCGCTCCCGCCACCGCCCGGCGACCGCAACCGCCACCCGCAGCGCGGGCGGACCACGCGCTTTTTGCTCGCGGAGGTGAAACGGGGGGCGATGAGGGCCGGTATCGTCGCCCGTCGCGGCAACGATCGGGCGGCCGCGCTCGCCGCCGAGGTCCGCGAACACCTCCGCGAGTCGGGTGCCCAAGTGTGGGTCGACGAGGCGACCGCCGACACGCTCGCAGTCGATGGCTACCCCGTCGCGCGGATGAGCGACTGCACGCTCGTCGTCTCGATCGGCGGCGACGGCACCTTCCTCTTTACCGCCCGCGAGGTCGGCACGACGCCGATCATGGGCGTCAATCTCGGCGAGGTCGGCTTCCTCAACGCGACCTCGCCCGACGACGCGCTCGCCGAACTCACGCGCGAACTCGACCACATCGAGCGCGAGGGCGAGCCACGGACCCGGACCGTCCCCAGACTTCGTGTCTCTGGCGAGGATATCTCGCTCCCGCGCGCACTCAACGAGATCGTCGTAATGGGTGATCGCGGTCCCGGTCGCGGTGCCGAATTCACCGTCGAGATCGACGGCAGCGAGTATCTCGACAGCCACGCCGACGGCGTGCTCGTCGCCACGCAGACCGGGAGCACGGCCTACAACCTGAGCGAGGGCGGCCCGCTGGTCCATCCCGACGTGCCGGCGCTCGTCGTCACAGATATGGCCGCGACCGACCCGATGCCGCCGCTGGTCGTCGGTCGGGACAGCGAGATCGCGATCACGGTCGGTGACGGCGACACGGCCGTGGTCGCCGACGGCCGCAATCGTGTCGCCCTCGCCGCGCCTGCGACGGTCACGATCGGTGTCGCCGACGAGCCGACGCGCATCGCCGGTCCGCCGCTGGAGTTCTTCAGCGCGCTCGACAAACTCGACTGACCACGGGATGGCGATGGTGTGGGTGGGAAAACGGGGTGAGTGGTGGGGGCAAGACTGGGGACGTTTCGCAAGGTGTAACGGGGAGGAGCACCAACGAACAGCCGAATGAGCCAGCAGCTGCCGGACGTACAGGCTGCCCAGCCAGATGTAACCGTGGGACTCAATCACGTCGGCGTCACCGGCGTCGAGAAACTCGTCAAACTCGGTCGGGAGAACAAACGCCCGATCGTGCTGATGGCGACCTTCGAGGTGTTCGTCGACCTGCCGTCGTGGCGCAAGGGTGCGGACATGAGCCGGAACATGGAGGTCGTCGACGAGACCCTCGAAGCGGCCGTCGCCGAGCCTGCCTACCGCGTGGAGGACGTCTGTGGCGACGCCGCCGAGCGCCTACTCGACAAACACGAGTACACGACCGAGGCCACCGTCGAGATGGAAGCCGAATACGTCACGCGCGAGCAGACACCCGCGAGCGACAAGGAGACTCAGGGCACGGCGACGATCATCGCCAGCGCCTGCGCGACCGAGGAGGGGACGACCGAGGAGATCGGTACCAGGGTCACGGGGATGACCGTCTGTCCGTGCTCGCAGGGCATGTCGGCCTCGCGCGCCCGCGAAACCCTCGCCGAACTGGGCGTCGACGACGAAACCACCGAACAATTCCTGGAGGAGGTGCCACAGGCCGGCCACTCCCAGCGCGGACACGCGACGCTGCGGGTGAAAAGCGACGGTGCACCCGAGGTCGACATGCGCGATCTCATCGACGTGGCACGCGATTCGATGAGCGCCCGCATCTACAACCTCGCCAAACGTCCCGACGAGGATCACATGACGGAGGCCGCCCACGCGAACGCGAAGTTCGTCGAGGACTGCGTGCGCGACATGGCTGAGGGCGTCGTGGGCGAGTTCCCCGATCTCGCCGACGACGCGGTGGTGACGATGAAACAGTCGAACGACGAATCGATCCACCAGCACAACGCCCACGCCGAGCGGGTCGCGACGGTCGGCCAGCTCCGATCCGAACTCGACGACTGAGTTTTGGTGCAGATTTTTGCGAACGAGCGCGCGGCGCGAAGCGCCGCGATCTGCGCGAACGGTGAAACCGTGAGCGCGACGCGAGCGACGCAAAAAGGTGCAACTGACGGATCGATCCACCAGCACAACGCCCACGCCGAACGGGTTGCAACGGTCGGTCAGCTTCGATCCGAGATCGACGAAACGGCTTCGGCCGACGACTAGCCGAGATCGAGGCGCTTGGCCCCCTCCCAGCGCGGCTCGAACTCGCGGGTAATCTCGCCGGCGAAGGCGGGATCCTTGATGTCGATCATCGCGAACAGCTGCGTGCTGTCGAGCGGGTGTGGCACCTCGATACAGGTCTCGACGCCGTCGATCACGGTGAAGGTCCGCTCGACGGCGTCGCTGGTCCGCGTGCTGACGCGATCGTGGGGCAAGAGCGTGTTCACGTAGCGCTCGTTGACGGCATCGGGGAGCTCCGTGACGAGGTCGGGATGCATCAGCAGCGAGACGTCCACGCCACGATCGACGGCCGCGCCCAGTCGCTCGGTGACGCGGTTGCCGACCGATGCCGTGTCGAACTGGGCCGACAGCACCGCCGCGACGACCACCACGCTCTCCTCGGCGGCCGCGAGGCGCTCTTCGAGCAGATCGATCGTCTCCTCGGCACCGACCGCCGCCGTCCAGAACCGTTCGTTGGCGGGTTCGCTGGCGTCGAGTTCGCAGACGAGCTCGTCGACGACCTCCTCGTACTGGTCGGCTCTGGCTTCGAGCTCGCGCCGACGATCCTCGAGCAGCCGCGACAGCGCCGTCTCGGGTTCGACCGCGACGTATTTCTTGGGCCGCGAGGCGCTCTGCGATCTGATGAGGCTGTGGGTCTCGATGGTCGCGAGCACGTCGTAGATGCGACCCATCGGCACGCCGCTGGCGCGCGAGAGCTCCTTTGCGGTCGTCGGACCGGTATCGAGCAGCGCTCGATAGACGCGCGCCTCGTATTCGGAGAGGCCGAGGTCGCTGAGATCAGCCATCATCCCACCGTTTCGGGCCACAGCAATAAACTCATCGGCAGTTCATCGCCCGTCGCCAGTGCGTCCGCTGGTTCGCACGTCCGTCAGGAAAGGGTTTTGCGTGCGCGACCGGTAGGGAGGCTATGCTGCTCCGGATACTCGGATTGCTCCTTCTGATCCCGCTGTTCGACATGGTGGTGCTCGTCGCCGTGGCGACACAG belongs to Halococcus qingdaonensis and includes:
- a CDS encoding NAD(+)/NADH kinase, translated to MRAGIVARRGNDRAAALAAEVREHLRESGAQVWVDEATADTLAVDGYPVARMSDCTLVVSIGGDGTFLFTAREVGTTPIMGVNLGEVGFLNATSPDDALAELTRELDHIEREGEPRTRTVPRLRVSGEDISLPRALNEIVVMGDRGPGRGAEFTVEIDGSEYLDSHADGVLVATQTGSTAYNLSEGGPLVHPDVPALVVTDMAATDPMPPLVVGRDSEIAITVGDGDTAVVADGRNRVALAAPATVTIGVADEPTRIAGPPLEFFSALDKLD
- the mptA gene encoding GTP cyclohydrolase MptA; protein product: MSQQLPDVQAAQPDVTVGLNHVGVTGVEKLVKLGRENKRPIVLMATFEVFVDLPSWRKGADMSRNMEVVDETLEAAVAEPAYRVEDVCGDAAERLLDKHEYTTEATVEMEAEYVTREQTPASDKETQGTATIIASACATEEGTTEEIGTRVTGMTVCPCSQGMSASRARETLAELGVDDETTEQFLEEVPQAGHSQRGHATLRVKSDGAPEVDMRDLIDVARDSMSARIYNLAKRPDEDHMTEAAHANAKFVEDCVRDMAEGVVGEFPDLADDAVVTMKQSNDESIHQHNAHAERVATVGQLRSELDD
- a CDS encoding TrmB family transcriptional regulator, which gives rise to MADLSDLGLSEYEARVYRALLDTGPTTAKELSRASGVPMGRIYDVLATIETHSLIRSQSASRPKKYVAVEPETALSRLLEDRRRELEARADQYEEVVDELVCELDASEPANERFWTAAVGAEETIDLLEERLAAAEESVVVVAAVLSAQFDTASVGNRVTERLGAAVDRGVDVSLLMHPDLVTELPDAVNERYVNTLLPHDRVSTRTSDAVERTFTVIDGVETCIEVPHPLDSTQLFAMIDIKDPAFAGEITREFEPRWEGAKRLDLG